Proteins found in one Brachypodium distachyon strain Bd21 chromosome 5, Brachypodium_distachyon_v3.0, whole genome shotgun sequence genomic segment:
- the LOC100821372 gene encoding probable magnesium transporter NIPA4 — protein MDEASAADAAASSAGGRWYTGMSSDNVKGLILALSSSLFIGASFIIKKKGLKKAASSSGVRAGVGGYSYLFEPLWWVGMITMVVGEVANFAAYAFAPAILVTPLGALSIIISAVLAHVMLREKLHIFGILGCVLCVVGSTTIVLHAPPERQIESVTEVWGLATEPAFVCYVAIVLAIVAVLVYKSVPLYGQTHVMVYIGVCSLVGSISVMSVKALGIALKVTFSGTNQLIYPQTWAFTTVVIACVITQMNYLNKALDTFNTAVVSPIYYTMFTSLTILASVIMFKDWDRQNPTQIVTEMCGFVTILSGTFLLHKTKDMAEGLSNSSSFRLPTSSSMRSPKQTDEYSEGIPLRSSESFRGPY, from the exons ATGGATgaagcctccgccgccgacgctgccgcctcctcggccggcGGGAGGTGGTACACGGGCATGTCCTCCGACAACGTCAAGGGGCTCATCCTCGCGCTCTCCTCCAGCCTCTTCATCGGCGCCAGCttcatcatcaagaagaagggACTCAAGaaggccgcctcctcctccggcgtcAGGGCCG GGGTTGGTGGTTATTCTTACTTATTTGAGCCTCTTTGGTGGGTTGGCATGATAACAA TGGTTGTTGGGGAAGTTGCAAATTTTGCAGCGTATGCATTTGCACCAGCTATTTTGGTTACTCCTCTTGGTGCTCTTAGCATAATTATCAG TGCTGTACTTGCACATGTAATGCTGCGCGAGAAGCTGCACATATTCGGCATTCTTGGATGTGTCTTATGTGTTGTAGGATCCACTACAATTGTTCTTCATGCCCCTCCAGAGCGTCAAATTGAGTCAGTGACAGAAGTGTGGGGTCTGGCTACTGAACCAG CCTTCGTGTGTTATGTAGCCATAGTACTTGCTATAGTTGCCGTACTTGTGTACAAGTCTGTTCCACTTTATGGACAGACCCATGTCATGGTGTATATCGGTGTTTGCTCTCTTGTAGGTTCCATCTCG GTCATGAGTGTAAAAGCTCTTGGGATAGCTTTGAAGGTGACCTTTTCTGGAACAAACCAACTCATATATCCACAGACATGGGCTTTTACTACGGTTGTCATCGCATGCGTCATTACTCAAATGAATTATTTGAACAAG GCCCTTGACACATTTAATACAGCAGTTGTATCCCCCATATATTATACCATGTTCACATCTCTAACCATCTTGGCTAGTGTCATCATGTTCAAG GACTGGGACAGGCAAAATCCAACACAGATCGTGACAGAGATGTGCGGTTTCGTCACGATCCTTTCGGGGACGTTTCTACTTCACAAAACAAAGGACATGGCTGAGG GGCTTTCAAACTCATCTTCATTCCGTCTTCCAACCTCTTCATCGATGCGGTCTCCGAAGCAAACGGATGAATATAGTGAAGGAATCCCTCTCAGATCATCAGAATCATTCCGAGGACCATACTGA
- the LOC100840270 gene encoding ABC transporter G family member 5 — MKRGGGCEVEARGINYHISISSSKQQQHPLAKIWSRPEEPLQQQLDDDSPSQCPSTTQQRRRLVLRDVTCRARPGELLAIVGPSGAGKSTLLEILAGRLHPTTTCGELRVNGGAVDAARLRRLCGYVTQRDVLFPLLTVRETLHFSARLRGSAGALARVDAFICNELALGRVADTRVKDLSGGERRRVSIGVECVHGPAVLFLDEPTSGLDSASALQIVSALRAMASGGRGTTVVLSIHQPGARIVKMLDSVLLLAAGSVLHHGTVDALCSLLSDAGLVLPPHVDAVEFSIDSIDHLRLHHKINHPRHRCTLQHLFHKDDDHLHLAFAEQQNPELNNSWAREVAILSHRFVKNVSRTRQLFACRTVCMLLAGLALGSIFYDMGEDKTMERVGLFAFLLTFLLSSTTEALPIFLQERDILAKETSSGAYRVSTYAVANAAVFLPFNLLLAVAFAAPVYWLTGLRRTAPAFAYFLLLIWLILYTANSVVVCFAAAAPDFVVGNAAIQGVMGSFFLFSGYFIRKADMPGYWVGMHYLSLFKWPFEALLVNEFHGSYCVVRSSGVCLATGDEVLRKEGLGEECRWRNVGVMLGFVVFYRVLGYVLLRLRCSLRLKAAARSASASACCCLSSR, encoded by the coding sequence atgaagagaggaggagggtgtGAGGTTGAGGCTCGTGGAATCAACTACCacatcagcatcagcagctccaagcagcagcagcatcctcTGGCCAAGATATGGAGCAGGCCGGAGGAgccgctgcagcagcagctggacGACGACTCTCCATCTCAATGTCCCAGCACCACCCAGCAACGACGGCGCCTCGTCCTCCGCGACGTCACCTGCCGCGCGCGCCCCGGCGAGCTCCTCGCCATCGTGGGCCCCAGCGGCGCCGGCAAGTCGACGCTCCTCGAGAtcctcgccggccgcctccaccccaccaccacctgTGGAGAGCTCCGCGTCAATGGCGGCGCCGtggacgccgcccgcctccgccggctgTGCGGCTACGTGACCCAGCGCGACGTGCTCTTCCCGCTCCTCACCGTCCGGGAGACGCTCCACTTCAGCGCCCGCCTCCGAGGCTCCGCGGGCGCCCTCGCCAGAGTGGACGCCTTCATCTGCAACGAGCTCGCCCTGGGCCGCGTGGCGGACACGAGGGTCAAGGACCTGTcaggcggcgagcggcggcgcgtgtCCATCGGCGTGGAGTGTGTGCACGGCCCGGCCGTGCTGTTCCTGGACGAGCCCACGTCCGGCCTCGACAGCGCCTCCGCGCTCCAGATCGTGTCCGCGCTCCGTGCCATGGCGTCCGGAGGCAGAGGCACCACGGTGGTGCTGAGCATCCACCAGCCCGGCGCGCGCATCGTCAAGATGTTGGACagcgtgctcctcctcgccgccggctccgtCCTCCACCACGGCACCGTCGACGCCCTCTGCTCGCTTCTGTCAGACGCCGGcttggtcttgccgccgcacGTGGACGCCGTCGAGTTCTCCATCGACTCCATTGaccacctccgcctccaccacaAGATCAACCACCCGCGCCACCGATGCACGCTCCAGCACCTCTTCCACAAGGACGACGACCATCTTCATCTTGCGTTTGCGGAGCAGCAGAACCCAGAGCTCAACAACTCGTGGGCGCGGGAGGTGGCCATCCTGTCGCACCGGTTCGTCAAGAACGTGTCCCGGACGCGGCAGCTCTTCGCGTGCCGGACGGTGTGcatgctcctcgccggcctgGCGCTGGGCTCCATCTTCTACGACATGGGCGAGGACAAGACGATGGAGCGGGTGGGGCTCTtcgccttcctcctcaccTTCCTGCTCTCCTCCACCACGGAAGCCCTCCCCATCTTCCTCCAGGAGCGCGACATCCTCGCCAAGGAGACCTCGTCCGGCGCATACAGGGTCTCCACCTACGCGGTGGCcaacgccgccgtcttcctgcCCTTCAACCTGCTCCTGGCCGTCGCCTTCGCCGCGCCGGTCTACTGGCTCACGGGGCTCCGCCGCACGGCGCCGGCCTTCGCCTACTTCCTGCTCCTCATCTGGCTCATCCTCTACACGGCCAACTCCGTCGTCGTCTgcttcgcggcggcggcaccggacTTCGTCGTGGGCAACGCGGCGATCCAGGGCGTGATGGggtccttcttcctcttctcggGCTACTTCATCAGGAAGGCGGACATGCCGGGGTACTGGGTGGGGATGCACTACCTGTCTCTCTTCAAGTGGCCCTTCGAGGCGCTGCTCGTCAACGAGTTCCACGGTTCCTACTGCGTCGTCAGGAGTTCCGGCGTGTGCTTGGCCACCGGCGACGAGGTGCTCAGGAAGGAAGGGCTCGGGGAGGAGTGCCGCTGGAGGAACGTCGGCGTCATGCTCGGATTCGTCGTCTTTTACAGGGTGCTGGGCTACGTCCTGCTCCGCCTCCGGTGTAGCCTCCGCCTCAAGGCCGCCGCTCgctctgcctctgcctctgcctgctgctgcttgtcgTCTCGCTAA
- the LOC106865551 gene encoding U-box domain-containing protein 26 → MMIPELFLCPISLDLMSDPVTLLATGHTYDRRNIQRWLAGRRTCPVTMHTLPDKSELAPNRTLKHLIDRWLLTGRTLSVSDLALPTLTDNLTEEQDDTAVLEETLRIVRCLSPPGLCASLLVLLLRAPPSPAPVLELALDCLVASPSKHELATALQQEEEHKTKKIMPLIAFQLRQGSSVKVKTGLCRLIQILGSAGAHLLLGRSEQVMGALGAALVLHADNDAAVSSAALRAMWSLIRLPDEATRETAVAAGAVDALLSYISSGHKTKKKNLLLPLALETLELLLTSVDAARQAMYARSGAGGSGTATLVRMVFRVPSDGGSEHAIGSLLVTCRESGIVRVDAINAGLLEQLLLLLQTQCSPKAKTNARALLKLLRALWARH, encoded by the coding sequence ATGATGATCCCTGAGCTGTTCCTGTGCCCAATCAGCCTGGACCTCATGTCAGACCCCGTCACCCTCCTCGCCACCGGCCACACCTACGACCGCCGCAACATCCAGCGCTGGCTCGCCGGCCGACGCACATGCCCCGTCACCATGCACACGCTACCTGACAAGTCAGAGCTAGCGCCCAACCGCACTCTGAAGCACCTCATCGACCGCTGGCTCCTCACCGGCCGAACCCTCTCCGTCTCCGACCTCGCGCTGCCCACGCTCACAGACAACCTCACCGAGGAACAAGACGACACGGCCGTCCTGGAGGAGACGCTGAGGATCGTCAGGTGCCTCTCCCCTCCAGGCTTGTGCGCCTCGCTCCTTGTGCTGCTGCTTCgcgctcctccctcgccggcgccggtgctggaGCTGGCGCTCGACTGCCTTGTCGCCTCGCCGTCCAAGCACGAGCTCGCCACCGCCCTGCAACAAGAGGAGGAGCACAAGACGAAGAAGATCATGCCCCTCATTGCCTTCCAGTTGAGACAGGGGAGCAGTGTCAAGGTCAAGACTGGCCTTTGCCGCCTCATCCAAATCCTTGGCTCGGCAGGGGCACACCTGCTGCTGGGCCGCTCAGAGCAGGTCATGGGAGCACTGGGCGCCGCTCTCGTGCTGCACGCCGACAATGATGCTGCTGTCTCCAGCGCCGCTCTGAGGGCAATGTGGAGCCTGATCCGCTTGCCGGACGAGGCCACCCGGGAAACCGCCGTGGCAGCAGGCGCCGTCGATGCCCTCCTCTCCTACATCTCCTCTGGCCacaagacgaagaagaagaacctcCTGCTGCCTTTGGCTTTGGAGACTCTGGAGCTTTTGCTCACCAGCGTGGACGCTGCCAGGCAGGCTATGTACGCTCGGTCCGGCGCAGGCGGCAGTGGCACCGCCACCCTGGTGAGGATGGTGTTCCGGGTGCCCTCCGATGGCGGCAGCGAGCATGCCATCGGGTCGCTGCTGGTCACATGCCGCGAGTCAGGGATAGTCCGGGTGGACGCCATCAACGCCGGCCTGctggagcagctgctgctgttgctccAGACCCAGTGCAGCCCCAAGGCCAAGACCAACGCCAGGGCGCTGCTCAAACTGCTCAGGGCCTTGTGGGCTCGTCATTAA